From one Bacteroides intestinalis DSM 17393 genomic stretch:
- a CDS encoding aldose 1-epimerase family protein — MEILFNGKLSIEVSAHGAELCSIFSNGKEYLWQADPAFWKRHSPVLFPIVGSVWENEYRNEGTTYALTQHGFARDMEFTLILEHDDEVRYQLVSNEETLKKYPFPFCLEIGYRIYGKKIDVTWEVKNTGEKEMHFQIGAHPAFCYPDFDAAKEERGFFGFGKKNSLKYILISEKGCADPDTKYPLKLTDGLLPLDIHTFDKDALILENSQVRQVTLYNKDKQPYLSLHFNAPVVGLWSPPSKNAPFVCIEPWYGRCDRAHYTGEYKEKDWMQHLQPEEIFRGKYTIEIEE, encoded by the coding sequence ATGGAAATACTCTTTAACGGAAAACTTAGTATCGAGGTCTCTGCACATGGAGCCGAATTGTGCAGTATTTTCTCTAATGGAAAAGAATATCTGTGGCAAGCAGACCCCGCATTTTGGAAACGTCATTCACCGGTGCTCTTTCCTATCGTAGGAAGTGTGTGGGAAAATGAATATCGCAATGAAGGTACAACCTATGCCCTTACACAGCATGGATTTGCCCGCGACATGGAATTTACGCTCATATTAGAGCATGACGACGAAGTGCGTTATCAACTTGTCAGCAACGAAGAAACACTCAAGAAATATCCCTTTCCATTTTGTCTTGAAATTGGTTATCGCATCTATGGCAAGAAAATCGACGTAACATGGGAAGTAAAGAATACCGGAGAAAAAGAAATGCATTTCCAAATTGGGGCACACCCGGCATTCTGTTATCCGGATTTCGATGCAGCTAAAGAAGAGCGGGGTTTCTTTGGCTTTGGAAAAAAGAACAGCCTGAAATATATCCTCATTTCCGAAAAAGGCTGCGCTGATCCGGACACCAAATATCCGTTGAAATTAACTGATGGACTGTTACCTTTAGATATACATACCTTTGATAAAGATGCACTGATATTGGAAAACAGTCAGGTACGGCAGGTTACTCTATATAATAAGGATAAACAACCCTACCTCAGCCTGCATTTCAATGCACCTGTAGTCGGTTTGTGGTCACCTCCTTCCAAGAATGCTCCATTCGTCTGTATAGAACCGTGGTATGGTCGTTGTGACAGAGCACACTATACAGGAGAATATAAAGAAAAGGATTGGATGCAGCATCTGCAGCCCGAAGAAATATTCAGAGGAAAATACACTATTGAAATAGAGGAATAA
- a CDS encoding MFS transporter gives MKSNSSLSKLFPVMLCFFAMGFVDLVGIASNYVKADLGLTDSQANIFPSLVFFWFLIFSVPTGMLMSRIGQKKTVLLSLLVTFASLLLPVFGDSYTLMLISFSLLGIGNALMQTSLNPLLPNIVRGDRLASSLTFGQFVKAIASFLAPYIAMWGATQAIPSFGLGWRVLFPIYMVIAVIAVLLLGQTQIAEEKEEGKPSTFGQCLALLGKPFILLSFIGIMCHVGIDVGTNTTAPKILMERLGMGLDDAAFATSLYFIFRTAGCFTGSFILRKMNAKSFFAISSFMMLLAMIGLFVFHSKTSIYICIALIGYGNSNIFSIVFSQALLYMPGKKNEVSGLMIMGLFGGTVFPLAMGLASDAVGQSGAVAVMTVGVLYLLYYTLKIKK, from the coding sequence ATGAAATCAAATTCTTCGTTATCCAAGCTCTTCCCGGTGATGCTTTGTTTCTTCGCCATGGGATTTGTTGATCTGGTAGGCATTGCCTCCAATTATGTAAAAGCTGATTTAGGTCTGACGGATTCTCAGGCTAACATCTTTCCCTCGCTGGTTTTCTTCTGGTTTTTGATCTTTTCCGTGCCGACAGGTATGTTGATGAGTCGTATCGGACAGAAAAAGACGGTACTGCTTAGTTTGCTGGTGACCTTTGCTTCTTTATTATTACCGGTTTTCGGTGATAGTTATACGCTTATGCTGATTTCTTTCTCTTTATTAGGTATCGGCAACGCGCTTATGCAGACTTCACTGAATCCGTTACTTCCCAATATTGTCAGAGGTGATCGTCTGGCAAGTAGTCTAACCTTTGGACAGTTTGTGAAAGCGATAGCCTCGTTTCTTGCACCTTACATTGCCATGTGGGGAGCTACGCAAGCTATTCCATCCTTTGGTCTGGGCTGGCGGGTGCTATTCCCTATTTATATGGTCATTGCTGTAATCGCTGTTTTACTATTAGGGCAGACACAGATCGCTGAAGAAAAAGAAGAAGGCAAACCTTCTACATTTGGTCAGTGTTTAGCTCTATTGGGCAAACCGTTTATTCTGCTATCTTTTATCGGCATTATGTGTCATGTAGGAATTGATGTGGGCACGAATACTACCGCACCTAAGATTTTAATGGAACGCTTGGGTATGGGATTGGATGATGCTGCGTTTGCTACCAGCCTTTATTTTATATTCCGTACGGCAGGTTGCTTTACAGGGTCTTTCATTTTGAGAAAGATGAATGCCAAATCGTTCTTTGCTATCAGTAGTTTTATGATGTTATTGGCAATGATAGGGCTTTTTGTTTTTCATTCAAAAACATCTATTTATATTTGCATTGCATTGATAGGTTATGGTAACTCAAATATATTCTCGATTGTCTTTTCGCAGGCATTGCTGTATATGCCGGGCAAGAAGAACGAAGTTTCCGGTCTGATGATTATGGGCCTTTTTGGTGGAACGGTGTTTCCGTTGGCAATGGGATTGGCTAGTGATGCGGTAGGACAAAGCGGTGCAGTAGCGGTAATGACAGTCGGTGTGCTTTACCTGCTGTATTATACTCTGAAGATAAAGAAATAA
- a CDS encoding MACPF domain-containing protein: MKKLFYFVILACISYACSSDSDFTPEDETPSDVYELKAIPDKEVIFKTYPANMKQILGAGYDVTADYLSPEAIKAPIIDLEKLENNDEDNIYRMRANASEPRDYAGENATTFLTDMTNNLILGDINSRNALSIGTILKHKEFESDYNHSSQYSFASSEQLFTAERWYFSFFYNSEKYKYRYLTQEFENDVASLTAEDIINKYGTHLLVDVGIGARFRGLFRTAVPTATSAASSARITLLSALTKIGQQGLFTGSGVGGWEEEVAQSIGGQLILEFYGGNTSLLTSQPITDGFNAWWKSFNEENYTLTKITQDKVLPIYELIADATKRKQVKDAIEKYISNQKLSSVSTTPLLQAWNGKNHTYDTSYLDIAVHSNRKYEGAVCSIYKQQRTHTVPLYLYSNGQKQRLSVEPLQADAGWQLEKELGYVYTSPVDGAIPLYEAANENDYCYTTEDKQEYGIAGSWKKTGIVCYTMPL, from the coding sequence ATGAAAAAGCTATTCTATTTTGTCATTCTGGCATGTATTTCATATGCATGTTCCTCAGATTCAGATTTCACCCCGGAAGATGAAACTCCTTCTGATGTCTATGAACTCAAAGCTATTCCTGACAAGGAAGTCATTTTCAAAACCTACCCGGCAAATATGAAGCAAATTCTTGGTGCGGGCTACGATGTTACCGCTGATTACTTAAGTCCCGAAGCCATAAAAGCTCCCATAATAGATTTGGAGAAGTTAGAAAACAACGATGAAGATAATATCTATCGTATGCGGGCAAATGCTTCCGAACCCAGAGACTACGCTGGAGAAAATGCAACAACGTTCCTGACCGACATGACCAATAACCTAATACTGGGAGACATAAATTCCAGGAATGCTCTATCGATCGGTACCATTCTCAAGCACAAAGAGTTCGAATCTGACTACAACCATTCTTCACAATATTCTTTTGCTTCCAGTGAACAGCTATTTACGGCGGAACGCTGGTACTTTTCGTTCTTCTATAACTCAGAGAAATATAAATACAGATACCTTACGCAGGAGTTTGAAAATGATGTTGCCAGTCTGACAGCAGAAGATATCATAAATAAATATGGCACACACCTTTTAGTGGACGTCGGCATAGGGGCACGATTCAGAGGACTTTTCCGGACAGCAGTGCCTACAGCGACATCGGCTGCCAGCAGTGCAAGAATCACCTTACTCAGCGCTTTGACAAAAATAGGCCAGCAAGGTCTCTTTACCGGAAGCGGTGTCGGCGGGTGGGAAGAAGAAGTGGCACAAAGCATAGGAGGCCAGCTTATACTGGAATTCTATGGAGGAAATACAAGCCTATTGACTTCACAGCCGATAACCGATGGCTTCAATGCCTGGTGGAAGTCCTTCAATGAAGAAAATTATACCTTGACTAAAATCACTCAAGACAAAGTTCTTCCTATTTATGAACTGATAGCGGATGCCACCAAAAGAAAACAAGTGAAAGATGCCATAGAAAAATATATTTCCAACCAAAAGTTATCATCTGTTTCCACAACTCCGTTACTTCAGGCTTGGAATGGCAAAAATCACACATACGATACATCTTATTTAGATATTGCAGTGCACTCCAACAGAAAATATGAAGGAGCCGTTTGTTCCATCTACAAACAGCAAAGAACACATACCGTGCCTCTGTATTTATATAGCAACGGACAAAAACAACGTTTATCCGTAGAGCCATTACAAGCAGACGCCGGATGGCAACTGGAAAAAGAACTGGGATATGTATATACTTCACCTGTAGACGGAGCCATTCCTCTATACGAAGCAGCAAATGAAAATGATTATTGTTACACTACAGAAGACAAACAGGAATATGGAATAGCAGGAAGTTGGAAGAAAACAGGTATTGTATGCTACACAATGCCCTTATAA
- a CDS encoding carbohydrate kinase family protein has translation MNTIVGMGEALWDVLPEGKKIGGAPANFAYHVSQFGFDSRVVSAVGRDADGREILDVFAQKKLTCQIEQVDYPTGTVQVTLDAVGVPCYEIKEGVAWDNIPFTDDLKRLALSTRAVCFGSLAQRSPVSRATIQRFLDTMPDGEDQIKIFDINLRQGFYTKEILCESMRRCNILKINDEELVTISRIFGYPGIDLQDKCWILLAKYNLKMLILTCGTNGSYVFTPGVVSYQDTPTVPVADTVGAGDSFTAAFTSAILSGKPVPEAHKLAVEVSAYVCTQSGAMPELPYAFKSRLE, from the coding sequence ATGAATACAATCGTTGGAATGGGTGAAGCACTTTGGGATGTGCTGCCCGAAGGAAAGAAAATAGGTGGTGCACCTGCCAATTTCGCTTATCATGTATCACAGTTTGGTTTTGACAGTCGTGTCGTAAGTGCTGTAGGGCGTGATGCTGATGGACGGGAAATATTGGATGTTTTTGCTCAAAAGAAGCTGACTTGCCAGATAGAACAGGTGGATTACCCTACGGGTACGGTACAGGTTACTCTTGATGCTGTCGGTGTACCTTGTTATGAAATTAAAGAGGGGGTAGCTTGGGATAATATTCCTTTTACGGACGATTTGAAACGGCTGGCTCTTTCTACCCGTGCTGTTTGTTTCGGTTCTCTGGCTCAACGCAGTCCTGTGAGTCGGGCTACTATCCAGCGCTTTTTGGATACAATGCCTGACGGAGAAGATCAGATTAAGATTTTCGATATTAATCTTCGCCAGGGATTTTATACGAAGGAGATTCTTTGCGAATCTATGCGTCGTTGCAATATCCTTAAAATCAATGATGAGGAATTGGTGACAATCAGTCGCATCTTTGGTTATCCGGGTATCGATTTACAGGATAAATGCTGGATACTTCTGGCTAAATACAATCTGAAGATGCTGATTCTGACTTGTGGAACCAATGGCAGCTATGTATTTACTCCTGGTGTAGTATCTTATCAGGACACACCGACAGTTCCTGTTGCCGATACTGTGGGAGCGGGTGATTCATTTACTGCTGCTTTCACATCTGCCATACTTAGTGGAAAACCTGTTCCTGAAGCACATAAACTGGCCGTAGAAGTTTCTGCTTATGTTTGTACACAGAGTGGGGCTATGCCGGAATTACCTTATGCTTTTAAGAGTCGGTTGGAGTAA
- a CDS encoding glycoside hydrolase family 32 protein, translating to MKLILRLLLTGAFLLSCNWAFSGDIELKINKKYLNFPVSHKQERAKMTFKSEGKPDLSVVIRLASGEADYWVFKDVSDLKGKTIRISYEGDEKGLSKIYQDDFIAGHDSLYRETNRPQFHFTTRRGWINDPNGLIYHDGEYHLFYQHNPYERDWENMHWGHAVSKDLIHWEELPDALYPDHLGTMYSGSAVTDYENTAGYNRDNVPAMIVAYTAASPDKQVQCIAYSLDNGRTFTKYPENPVIDSKHIWNSIDTRDPKVFWYKPGKHWVMVLNERDGHSIYISSNLKEWTYQSHITGFWECPELFELPIDGDPNNTKWVMYGATGTYMLGSFNGKVFKPEMGKYQYTTGSIYAAQTFTNMPDGRRIQIGWGRISHPGMPFNGMMCLPTELTLRTTKDGPRLFNVPIKESEQLFTPLRQWNSLKANEANELLKEFENADYLRIKTTFKLSHATSAGFNLFGQQMLTYDLNPNTINGVFYSPDDMTSMEITADIYIDRTSIEVFVDNGAYSFSMVRKPDKNNKEGFHFWGNNIDIKDLQVFGGKSIWDK from the coding sequence ATGAAGTTAATCTTAAGACTATTATTGACCGGCGCATTTTTACTTTCGTGTAATTGGGCGTTTTCTGGTGACATTGAATTGAAAATCAACAAAAAGTATCTGAATTTTCCTGTTTCTCATAAACAGGAAAGGGCGAAAATGACTTTTAAATCGGAAGGTAAGCCCGATTTGTCGGTAGTGATCCGTCTGGCATCCGGCGAAGCTGATTATTGGGTGTTTAAAGATGTTTCCGATCTTAAAGGTAAAACAATAAGGATAAGTTATGAGGGAGATGAAAAGGGGTTAAGTAAAATATACCAGGATGATTTTATAGCCGGACATGACAGCCTTTATCGGGAAACGAACCGTCCGCAATTCCATTTTACTACTCGCCGTGGCTGGATAAATGACCCTAACGGGCTGATATACCATGATGGAGAGTATCATTTGTTTTATCAGCATAATCCCTATGAACGCGACTGGGAAAATATGCACTGGGGACATGCTGTAAGCAAAGACTTAATTCATTGGGAAGAACTACCGGATGCTCTTTATCCAGATCATTTAGGTACAATGTATTCAGGATCAGCAGTGACAGATTATGAAAATACTGCAGGGTATAATAGAGATAATGTTCCTGCCATGATAGTGGCTTATACAGCTGCCAGCCCGGATAAGCAAGTGCAATGTATAGCATATAGTCTTGACAATGGGCGTACTTTTACCAAATATCCGGAGAATCCTGTGATTGATTCGAAGCATATCTGGAATAGTATAGATACGCGTGATCCGAAAGTATTCTGGTATAAACCCGGTAAGCACTGGGTTATGGTGCTGAATGAACGTGATGGACACTCTATTTACATTTCTTCCAATTTGAAAGAGTGGACTTATCAAAGCCATATAACCGGATTTTGGGAATGTCCTGAGTTGTTTGAATTGCCTATTGATGGAGATCCGAATAATACGAAGTGGGTGATGTATGGTGCCACAGGCACCTATATGCTTGGTTCGTTCAATGGGAAAGTTTTTAAACCGGAAATGGGAAAATATCAATATACAACAGGCTCTATATATGCTGCGCAGACATTTACCAATATGCCCGACGGACGACGTATTCAAATAGGGTGGGGGCGAATCAGTCATCCGGGAATGCCTTTTAATGGTATGATGTGTTTGCCAACGGAGCTTACCCTTCGGACTACTAAAGATGGACCAAGATTATTTAATGTCCCGATTAAGGAATCCGAGCAGTTGTTTACGCCTCTCCGTCAATGGAATTCTCTCAAGGCAAATGAAGCCAATGAGTTGCTGAAAGAATTTGAAAATGCAGATTACCTTAGAATTAAAACCACATTCAAGTTGTCTCATGCAACTAGTGCCGGATTTAATTTGTTTGGCCAGCAAATGCTTACTTACGATCTTAATCCGAATACAATAAATGGCGTGTTCTACTCTCCTGATGATATGACAAGTATGGAAATAACTGCCGATATATATATAGACAGAACTTCTATTGAAGTGTTTGTCGATAACGGAGCATATTCATTTTCAATGGTTAGAAAGCCGGATAAGAATAATAAGGAAGGATTTCATTTCTGGGGGAATAATATTGATATTAAGGATCTACAAGTATTTGGGGGTAAATCAATATGGGACAAATAA